The genomic region CACCGGGGCACCGTTCACCTCACCGGGTAACAGAGAATAAATCACTGTACCGTTTTGTCTCCAGTCGGGGTCTCGAGCACTAACGGAACATAAAGTGGAgccaggtttgttattttcagtcACATATGCGCTGTAGGACTGTTCCTCAAACACCGGTGGGTTGTCGTTGATGTCTGCTACAGATAACTGAACAGTTTTAGAGGAGGACAGAGGTGGAGAGCCCTCGTCAGTGGCGGTGATTGTAATGTTGTAATCAGACACTAGTTCACGGTCCAGTTGTCCTGTGGTCACCAGAGAATAATAGTTTTTAATAGAAGGAACCAACTTAAAGGGGGCGTTTTGCTGAATGGAGCAGCGGACCTGTCCGTTACTCTCGGAGTCTCTGTCCTGCACGTTCATGATGCCCACCTCTGTACCAGGTGACACGTTCTCAGGTATGGGACTACTGAGTGATTTTAGATATATGACAGGGGCGTTGTCATTTATATCAGTAATTTCAATAATTAACGTTGCGTATGAAACTAATCCCAAACCATCTTTTGCGCTGATCTGCATTTCATAAGATGACACTTTCTCATAATCAATAGTTCCAGCTACTTTCACCTCTCCAGTTTTAGGgtgtaaagaaaatgtgttgctgttttCATCAGAAACATGATCAAATCCATAGGTAATTTCGCTATTTAAACCTTCGTCTGCATCCGTTGCACTCACTGTGATCACCAGTGTATCTAAAGGAGAGTTTTCAGGCAGAGTAGCTTTATAGACGGTCTGGCTAAACACTGGTACATTATCATTAGCATCCAGCACAGTGACGTGAATGACTACAGTGCCTGATCTCTGAGGAGAGCCGCCATCAAATGCGGTAAGCAATAACATGATCTCAGTTTTGTCCTCTCTGTCTAACTCTTTGTCTAAGACTAATTCACAATACTTTCGTCCACCTgcctttgtgtttacatttaatttgaaatggtCATTCTGTTGAAGTGAGTAGCCCTGAACAGCATTTTCTCCGATGTCTCCATCGTGAGCTTCTCCAAGAAGAAACCGTGCACCCTTGTCCGCCGATTCCTGAATTTCGAATTTAAGTGACTCCTCTTTAAACTGCGGTGAATTGTCATTAATATCTTCAACGCGGATACTAACACGGTGCAGTTCTAAAGGATTTTCCAGTACGAGCTCTTGTTTTAGAACACACGATGCCTTTTTCG from Micropterus dolomieu isolate WLL.071019.BEF.003 ecotype Adirondacks unplaced genomic scaffold, ASM2129224v1 contig_7948, whole genome shotgun sequence harbors:
- the LOC123965014 gene encoding protocadherin gamma-A11-like, whose protein sequence is MGNNRFALLRGLVVIFLALHLVHGDVSYSIPEEMKRGSVIGNIAKDLGLDLGRLSARKARIDTEDNNVQYSGVNLSTGDLIVQERIDREGLCAKKASCVLKQELVLENPLELHRVSIRVEDINDNSPQFKEESLKFEIQESADKGARFLLGEAHDGDIGENAVQGYSLQQNDHFKLNVNTKAGGRKYCELVLDKELDREDKTEIMLLLTAFDGGSPQRSGTVVIHVTVLDANDNVPVFSQTVYKATLPENSPLDTLVITVSATDADEGLNSEITYGFDHVSDENSNTFSLHPKTGEVKVAGTIDYEKVSSYEMQISAKDGLGLVSYATLIIEITDINDNAPVIYLKSLSSPIPENVSPGTEVGIMNVQDRDSESNGQVRCSIQQNAPFKLVPSIKNYYSLVTTGQLDRELVSDYNITITATDEGSPPLSSSKTVQLSVADINDNPPVFEEQSYSAYVTENNKPGSTLCSVSARDPDWRQNGTVIYSLLPGEVNGAP